The genomic region AAACCCTCGCTGTTGAACGCCCAGAAGCACTGGTTCGTCGCAGTTTCTCCCCGCTTGACGGAATGACCACCACTTTGGCGCGGGAGATTGCCACCGAAGCCGGTTTCAGCGAAGAAGATACCGATAAGCTGGTGCCAGTTTTCAAAAAACTCTATGACACCTACGAGGAAGAAGACGCGACGCTAGTGGAGGTCAACCCACTGGTGAAGACGTCTTCGGGCGATATCGTTGCTCTCGATGGCAAGGTATCTTTGGATGAAAATGCGGGATTCCGCCACCCAGAGCATGCGGAACTAGAAGACCACTACGCGCAGGATCCACTGGAGCTCAAAGCTCAGAAGATGGGCCTCAACTACGTCAAACTTGATGGTTCCGTCGGTGTGATTGGCAATGGTGCGGGTCTTGTGATGTCGACATTGGACGTTGTCGCCTATGCCGGTGAAGATCTCGCCAGCCAACCAAAGCCGGCGAACTTCCTTGATATCGGCGGCGGTGCGAACGCTGAAGTTATGGCCAATGGTCTGGAAGTAATCTTGGGAGATCCCCAGGTCAAGTCCGTCTTCGTCAATGTCTTCGGCGGCATTACTGCCTGCGATGAAGTTGCTAAGGGCATTGTTCAGGCGTTCCGTATTTTGGAATCGGAAGAAATTGAACCAAAGCCTCTTGTTGTTCGCTTGGACGGAAATAACGCGGACTTGGGTTGTTCCATCTTGAAGGATGCGGACCTGCCGAAACTGCGCCAAGTCGGAACCATGGATGAGGCAGCACGTGTTGCTGCAGAACTCGCTGACTCCGCCGTAGCGGTGAAGGCTTAAGCGCTTCAAAGTATAAAAGGACGAAGAAGAACACTCATGGCTATTTATCTCGATTCCAATTCCAAAATCATCGTTCAGGGTATGACCGGTTCTGAGGGCATGAAGCACACTCAGCGCATGCTTGGATCCGGTTCCAATATCGTGGGCGGAGTCAACCCTAAAAAGGCTGGCGAAACCGTGTCCTTTGAAACGGGTGAAAAGATCCCAGTCTTTGGCACGGTGCGTGAAGCAATTCAGGCCACTGGCGCTAATGTCAGCGTGATTTTCGTGCCCGCGAAGTTCACAAAAGCTGCGGTAGAAGAAGCAATCTATGCCAATATTCCGCTCGCTATCGTTATTACCGAAGGCGTGCCGGTCAAGGACACCGCGGAGTTTTTCGCCTTGGCGAAGGAATCCAATACCCGCATTATTGGCCCCAACTGCCCAGGTATTATCACCCCAGGGCAGTCCAACGCTGGCATCATTCCGGCAGAAACCGCACCGGAACCAGGATCCATTGGGCTGGTTTCGAAGTCCGGCACCCTGACTTATCAGATGATGTACGAGCTTTCTGATATCGGCTTTTCCACCTGCGT from Corynebacterium ammoniagenes DSM 20306 harbors:
- the sucC gene encoding ADP-forming succinate--CoA ligase subunit beta, which codes for MDLYEYQARDLFEKHDVPVLRGIVATSPTQAEEAAEKLGTDVVVVKAQVKVGGRGKAGGVKLAKSPAEAAQAADDILGLKIKDHTVRRVMIAEGADIAEEYYFSILLDRTKRRYLVMLSKEGGVEIETLAVERPEALVRRSFSPLDGMTTTLAREIATEAGFSEEDTDKLVPVFKKLYDTYEEEDATLVEVNPLVKTSSGDIVALDGKVSLDENAGFRHPEHAELEDHYAQDPLELKAQKMGLNYVKLDGSVGVIGNGAGLVMSTLDVVAYAGEDLASQPKPANFLDIGGGANAEVMANGLEVILGDPQVKSVFVNVFGGITACDEVAKGIVQAFRILESEEIEPKPLVVRLDGNNADLGCSILKDADLPKLRQVGTMDEAARVAAELADSAVAVKA
- the sucD gene encoding succinate--CoA ligase subunit alpha, encoding MAIYLDSNSKIIVQGMTGSEGMKHTQRMLGSGSNIVGGVNPKKAGETVSFETGEKIPVFGTVREAIQATGANVSVIFVPAKFTKAAVEEAIYANIPLAIVITEGVPVKDTAEFFALAKESNTRIIGPNCPGIITPGQSNAGIIPAETAPEPGSIGLVSKSGTLTYQMMYELSDIGFSTCVGIGGDPIIGTTHIAAIEEFQKDPDTKAIMMIGEIGGDAEEYAANYIAEYATKPVVAYIAGFTAPEGKTMGHAGAIVSGSSGTAAGKKRALEAAGVRVGRTPSQAAQLMREALEAAEAKVARV